A single genomic interval of Pyrus communis chromosome 7, drPyrComm1.1, whole genome shotgun sequence harbors:
- the LOC137738812 gene encoding WAT1-related protein At5g40240-like — MEMEIGCTCMWGVLPFAGMVTMEFVDVGIATISKAAMSRGMSSYVFAVYSNAFATVFLLPFFILQKKPISLPLSFLCRLFLLGLIGSSAMILAYSGIYYSSPTLSSAISNLSPIFTFILAIIFRMETLDLRRASSQGKLLGTLVSVSGAFVVVLYKGSIILKLKAVSTPDFLHPHLIISEQTMWVCGGLVLTMGCFFGALWNIALTSIVTNYPSKATFAFFYKFFMTIQCTIFSLILERNPNSWMLRPDFEMATIICSAILGSVFRLGVYSWCVQQKGPIFVSMFKPLGVVIAAFMVVIFLGDALHLGSVIGSLIIAIGFYAMMWAQSKEKSNSMEKEVHSSASATQHAPLLQCRATEDV, encoded by the exons atGGAGATGGAGATAGGTTGTACTTGTATGTGGGGTGTGTTACCTTTTGCAGGCATGGTAACTATGGAGTTCGTAGACGTGGGCATAGCAACCATAAGCAAAGCAGCAATGTCAAGAGGAATGAGCAGCTATGTTTTTGCTGTTTACTCCAACGCCTTTGCTACcgtctttctccttccttttttCATTTTACA AAAGAAGCCgatttctcttcctctttcatTCCTTTGTAGACTTTTCCTCCTCGGCCTAATTgg GAGTTCGGCTATGATATTGGCGTATAGTGGCATCTACTACAGCTCCCCAACACTTTCATCAGCAATATCAAATCTCTCACCAATTTTTACCTTCATACTGGCAATCATTTTTAG GATGGAAACACTGGATTTAAGGAGAGCAAGCAGTCAAGGAAAATTGTTGGGCACTCTAGTGTCAGTATCTGGGGCGTTTGTCGTTGTCCTATACAAGGGATCGATAATCCTAAAGTTAAAGGCTGTATCAACCCCCGACTTCCTTCACCCGCACTTGATCATCTCAGAACAGACAATGTGGGTCTGTGGAGGTCTTGTACTTACAATGGGTTGCTTCTTTGGTGCATTATGGAACATCGCTCTG ACATCCATTGTTACGAACTATCCATCAAAGGCAACCTTTGCATTCTTCTACAAGTTCTTTATGACCATCCAATGCACAATATTTTCTCTAATTCTGGAAAGGAACCCAAATTCTTGGATGTTAAGGCCCGACTTCGAGATGGCCACCATTATCTGCTCA GCTATATTGGGGAGTGTCTTTCGTCTTGGAGTCTATTCATGGTGCGTGCAACAAAAGGGACCAATCTTTGTATCCATGTTCAAGCCCTTGGGAGTTGTCATTGCAGCATTCATGGTGGTCATCTTCCTGGGCGACGCGCTTCACCTTGGCAG TGTGATTGGATCTTTGATTATTGCAATTGGATTTTATGCTATGATGTGGGCACAGAGCAAAGAAAAGAGCAATTCtatggagaaagaagtccataGCTCGGCATCAGCCACCCAACATGCTCCCCTTCTGCAATGCAGAGCCACGGAAGATGTATGA